A segment of the Desulfitobacterium dehalogenans ATCC 51507 genome:
TTTTTATATTTCTTCTGAATTTCTTGAAGCTTAGGCTGAATCTCCATCGTCTTTCGCATGGACTTCATCTGCTTCCAGGTAAGAGGGTAGATCAAGGTCTTAATAATAATGGTTAGAAGAATAATAGCCAAACCATAACTTGCAAAACCGACCAAATCGGTTAAATTATATAACCACTTCAGCAATGCGGTCATCCATACGACAAATGTATTCACAGAAACCCTCCTTAAACTGGATCATAACCACCAGGGTGAAAGGGATGGCATTTTAAAATCCTGACTGCAGACTTCCAGCCGCCTTTAATGACCCCGTACTTTTGTATAGCTTGAATAGAATATTCAGAACATGTAGGAT
Coding sequences within it:
- the yidD gene encoding membrane protein insertion efficiency factor YidD; translated protein: MMKNLLVGLIRVYQRYISPLKRPSCRFYPTCSEYSIQAIQKYGVIKGGWKSAVRILKCHPFHPGGYDPV